One window from the genome of Haloprofundus halobius encodes:
- a CDS encoding AAA family ATPase codes for MSDDSGIELTVRAAEKRDAGRGIARLPDSARRTLGVLSGDTVVIEGERETVAKVWPAGPTAPAGTVQVDADTRTNAGAKVGETVRVRKVAVETARSVTITAAASVGTDDEDLLQRILKRALLDRPLLQGEQVHVEQLGDAPFVVSETNPDGTVRIADSTRVHVEVASDESGSRVFRPSGRDGARTADDATGDAGAESGSGASAGPAPAKPATGINYEDIGGLDEELELVREMIELPLSEPEVFTRLGVEPPKGVLLYGPPGTGKTLIAKAVANEVDAHFVTISGPEIMSKYKGESEERLRETFEAARDNAPAIVFFDEIDSIAPKRDEGGDVEDRIVGQLLSLMDGLEARGEVIVIGATNRVDDLDPALRRGGRFDREIEIGVPGETGRREILDVHTRNMPLSDDVDLDRIASRTHGFVGADLESLGKEAAMIALRRSREGTDPVALDDLEITRADFEGAMAAVDPSAMREYVAETPTTTFENVGGLDEAKDVLERAVTWPLTYAPLFEAANTAPPSGVLLYGPPGTGKTLLARAIAGESGVNFIHVAGPELLDRYVGESEKSVREVFERARQAAPAIVFFDEIDAIAGDRDMSGGDSGVGERVVSQLLTELDRLSDNPNLVVLSATNRRDSLDPALLRPGRLESHVEVPAPDEAGRRAILDVHVRDKPLADEVDLDDVVSRMDGFTGADIAAVCREATLLAIRDVAERYEGEEANEHADEVLVTEAHFDAALETVEPTMR; via the coding sequence ATGAGCGACGACTCGGGCATCGAACTCACGGTCCGTGCCGCCGAAAAGCGCGACGCCGGCCGTGGTATCGCCCGCCTCCCTGACTCCGCTCGACGGACACTCGGTGTTCTTAGCGGCGACACCGTCGTCATCGAAGGCGAACGTGAGACGGTCGCAAAAGTGTGGCCCGCCGGTCCGACCGCCCCCGCCGGCACCGTCCAGGTCGACGCCGACACCCGCACCAACGCCGGCGCGAAAGTCGGCGAGACCGTCCGCGTGCGGAAGGTCGCCGTCGAGACGGCCCGCTCGGTGACCATCACTGCCGCCGCGAGCGTCGGCACCGACGACGAGGACCTCCTCCAACGCATCCTCAAACGCGCGCTGTTGGACCGCCCCCTCCTCCAAGGCGAGCAGGTCCACGTCGAACAACTCGGCGACGCGCCGTTCGTCGTCAGCGAGACGAACCCCGACGGCACCGTTCGCATCGCCGACTCGACGAGAGTCCACGTCGAGGTTGCGAGCGACGAGAGCGGGAGCCGCGTCTTCCGCCCTTCCGGGCGAGACGGAGCGCGAACGGCCGACGACGCCACCGGTGACGCTGGTGCCGAGTCCGGGTCCGGCGCAAGCGCCGGCCCCGCCCCCGCGAAGCCGGCGACCGGCATCAACTACGAGGACATCGGCGGCCTCGACGAGGAACTCGAACTCGTTCGCGAGATGATAGAGCTCCCCCTCTCCGAGCCGGAGGTGTTCACCCGCCTCGGCGTCGAACCGCCGAAAGGAGTCCTCCTCTACGGACCGCCGGGCACCGGCAAGACGCTCATCGCGAAGGCCGTCGCCAACGAGGTGGACGCGCACTTCGTCACCATCTCCGGACCCGAGATTATGTCGAAGTACAAGGGCGAGTCCGAGGAGCGTCTCCGCGAGACGTTCGAGGCGGCCCGCGACAACGCACCCGCGATCGTCTTCTTCGACGAGATAGACTCTATCGCCCCCAAGCGCGACGAAGGGGGTGACGTGGAGGACCGCATCGTCGGTCAGTTGCTCTCGCTGATGGACGGCCTCGAAGCCAGAGGCGAGGTCATCGTCATCGGCGCGACCAACCGCGTCGACGACTTGGACCCCGCGCTCCGCCGCGGCGGTCGCTTCGACCGCGAGATAGAGATCGGCGTCCCCGGCGAGACGGGACGGCGCGAGATCCTCGACGTCCACACGCGGAACATGCCGCTCTCGGACGATGTGGACCTCGACCGGATCGCGTCGCGTACCCACGGCTTCGTCGGTGCGGACCTCGAATCGCTCGGCAAGGAGGCGGCGATGATCGCACTACGGCGTTCGCGGGAGGGGACGGACCCCGTCGCGCTCGACGACCTCGAAATCACCCGCGCGGACTTCGAAGGGGCGATGGCCGCCGTCGACCCGAGCGCGATGCGCGAGTACGTCGCCGAGACGCCGACGACGACGTTCGAGAACGTCGGCGGCCTCGACGAGGCGAAGGACGTGCTCGAACGCGCGGTGACGTGGCCGCTCACCTACGCCCCGCTGTTCGAGGCTGCGAACACCGCGCCGCCGTCGGGTGTGCTCCTGTACGGCCCACCTGGCACAGGGAAGACGCTTCTCGCGCGAGCCATCGCCGGCGAGAGCGGCGTCAACTTCATCCACGTCGCCGGGCCGGAGTTGCTGGACAGATACGTCGGCGAGAGCGAGAAATCGGTCCGAGAAGTGTTCGAGCGGGCCAGACAGGCCGCCCCGGCCATCGTCTTCTTCGACGAGATAGACGCCATCGCCGGCGACCGCGACATGTCCGGCGGCGACTCCGGCGTCGGCGAGCGCGTCGTCTCGCAACTGTTGACCGAACTCGACCGCCTCAGCGACAACCCCAACTTGGTCGTGCTGTCGGCGACGAACCGCCGCGACTCGCTCGACCCGGCGCTGCTGCGCCCGGGCCGACTGGAGTCGCACGTCGAAGTGCCCGCACCCGACGAGGCGGGTCGCCGCGCGATCCTCGACGTCCACGTCCGCGACAAACCGCTCGCCGACGAGGTGGACCTCGACGACGTCGTCTCGCGGATGGACGGGTTCACCGGCGCGGATATCGCTGCGGTCTGCCGGGAGGCGACGCTGCTCGCAATTCGGGACGTGGCCGAGCGCTACGAGGGCGAGGAGGCGAACGAGCACGCAGACGAGGTGCTCGTTACCGAGGCGCACTTCGACGCGGCGCTGGAGACGGTCGAACCGACGATGCGGTAG
- a CDS encoding alpha/beta fold hydrolase yields the protein MLFLHGVLHGLRFFEPQLAGLSDDYRVIAFDFRGHGRSEKTELGHTVPQYARDLHAFIERQDLEDVVVVGWSMGAFVSWDYVDQFGTDRIRGLVDVDIEATRFRWDDYDYGLAELDDIQSLLELAQSDQLGLVERFTEQVFADPTAETRTLQTDEITRTPPPIQSAILFDTHTRDYRAVLPEIDVPMLVCAGTAETRGSIDAVRNVAELVPNAKVEHFEASGHCPPYEEPERFNRVVGQFVNAL from the coding sequence ATCCTATTCCTCCATGGCGTCTTGCACGGTCTCCGGTTCTTCGAGCCGCAGTTGGCTGGGCTCTCGGACGACTATCGGGTGATCGCGTTTGATTTCAGAGGACATGGCCGGTCGGAGAAGACCGAGCTCGGCCACACGGTCCCCCAATATGCGCGGGATCTCCACGCGTTCATCGAACGGCAAGACCTCGAAGACGTTGTCGTCGTCGGTTGGTCAATGGGCGCATTCGTCTCCTGGGACTACGTGGATCAGTTCGGCACCGACCGGATTCGAGGATTGGTCGATGTCGACATCGAAGCCACCCGGTTTCGGTGGGACGACTACGACTACGGGCTCGCCGAGTTAGACGACATTCAGAGCCTGCTCGAACTGGCCCAGTCCGACCAGCTCGGCCTGGTCGAACGGTTCACAGAACAGGTCTTCGCCGACCCCACAGCCGAGACGAGAACCTTACAGACCGACGAAATCACCAGGACGCCACCACCAATCCAGAGCGCTATCCTGTTCGACACGCACACCCGTGACTACCGCGCCGTCCTCCCCGAGATAGACGTCCCCATGCTGGTCTGTGCTGGTACCGCCGAGACCAGAGGCTCGATCGATGCCGTTCGAAACGTCGCAGAACTCGTTCCCAACGCGAAAGTGGAACACTTCGAGGCTAGTGGCCACTGTCCCCCGTACGAGGAGCCCGAGCGGTTCAATCGGGTTGTCGGCCAGTTTGTAAACGCACTGTGA
- a CDS encoding DEAD/DEAH box helicase, protein MSESEAATGVRAFTALGDAVREALSERGFTTPTEPQRRAIPPLSAGKNALVIAPTGTGKTETAMLPVFDSIVEHDEKPFGISALYVTPLRALNRDMRERLDWWGETLGLDIQVRHGDTTQYQRGKQADDPPDVLVTTPETLQAMLTGKKLRNALSDVEHVVVDEVHELASSKRGAQLTVGLERLREVAGPFQRIGLSATVGSPEEVAKFLVGVGPSTERGDRDFEIVEVDVGSKVEFTVTHPEVTPEDERLAGKLATDTEIASHVRTIRDLVAAHESTLVFVNTRQTAEALGSRFKTLGENIGVHHGSLSKEARIDVEDRFKAGDIDGLICTSSMELGIDVGRVDHVVQYGSPREVARLLQRVGRAGHRRDAVSRGTIVTSDPDDTFEALAIARRARDGEVEPAEIHHGSLDVLANQIVGVVMDTGEVSARGAYELVRRAYPFRDLEEEQFREVVRELSGNRLLWVDEEKDLLEKSGGTWQYFYANLSMIPDQETYEVHDMSSRKQIGTLDERFVVNFAQPGEVFIQRGEMWRINDIDDEETRVNVAPIENPAGEVPSWTGREIPVPMAVAQEVGEMRNVAGPQFESGASVESVARDFLGRYPTDEHTITEAMTLLDRHAETGEPLPTADRIVVEGQGRTVVVNACFGHQVNETLGRLLSALVGQRTGSSVGMEVNPYRIEFEVPPKVRAPDFVEVLESTDPDHVEGLLELALKNSDGLKFTLAQVAAKFGALKRYQGTNRFGADRLLAALEDTPVYDEAVREVFHRDLDVQGAVEVLRRIESGEVEVAVARERTPIGVAGRSSGREFLVPENADASVIEAIRERIRNDRVILFCLHCTGWQRKTKVRRVADQPECPECGSTRVASLNPWADEVVKAVRSNEKDDGQEKMTRRAYKSANLVQSHGKRAVVAMAARGVGPHNAARIIAKLREDEDDFYRDILAQERQYARTQSFWD, encoded by the coding sequence ATGTCTGAGTCGGAGGCCGCGACGGGGGTTCGGGCCTTCACCGCGCTCGGCGACGCCGTGCGCGAGGCCCTCTCCGAACGCGGCTTCACCACGCCGACGGAGCCGCAGCGCCGGGCGATCCCGCCGCTTTCCGCCGGGAAGAACGCGCTCGTCATCGCGCCCACCGGGACTGGCAAGACCGAGACGGCGATGCTGCCCGTCTTCGATTCGATCGTCGAACACGACGAGAAACCGTTCGGCATCTCCGCGCTGTACGTCACCCCGCTGCGGGCGCTCAACCGCGACATGCGCGAGCGCCTCGACTGGTGGGGCGAGACGCTGGGTCTCGACATCCAGGTCCGCCACGGCGACACGACGCAGTACCAGCGCGGCAAACAGGCCGACGACCCGCCGGACGTGTTGGTGACGACGCCCGAGACGCTGCAGGCGATGCTGACGGGCAAGAAGCTCCGAAATGCGCTCTCGGACGTCGAGCACGTCGTGGTCGACGAGGTCCACGAACTCGCCTCCTCGAAACGCGGCGCGCAGCTGACCGTCGGCCTCGAACGACTCCGCGAGGTCGCGGGGCCGTTCCAGCGAATCGGCCTCTCGGCGACCGTCGGGTCGCCCGAGGAGGTCGCGAAGTTCCTCGTCGGCGTCGGACCGTCGACGGAGCGAGGCGACCGCGACTTCGAAATCGTCGAAGTCGACGTGGGGAGCAAAGTCGAGTTTACGGTAACCCATCCGGAGGTGACGCCCGAAGACGAGCGTCTCGCGGGCAAACTCGCAACCGACACCGAGATCGCGAGTCACGTCCGGACGATTCGTGATCTGGTCGCAGCGCACGAGTCGACGCTCGTCTTCGTCAACACTCGCCAGACGGCGGAGGCGCTCGGTTCGCGGTTCAAGACGCTCGGCGAGAACATCGGCGTCCACCACGGGTCGCTCTCGAAAGAGGCCCGAATCGACGTCGAAGACCGGTTCAAAGCCGGCGATATCGACGGACTCATCTGCACGTCGTCGATGGAACTCGGCATCGACGTGGGCCGCGTCGACCACGTCGTCCAGTACGGCAGCCCCCGCGAGGTCGCCCGCCTGCTCCAGCGCGTCGGGCGTGCCGGCCACCGCCGCGACGCGGTCTCCCGAGGGACGATCGTCACAAGCGACCCCGACGACACGTTCGAGGCGCTGGCCATCGCCCGCCGCGCCCGCGACGGCGAGGTCGAACCCGCCGAGATTCACCACGGCAGTCTCGACGTGCTGGCAAACCAGATAGTGGGAGTCGTGATGGACACCGGTGAAGTGAGCGCCCGCGGCGCGTACGAACTCGTCCGTCGGGCGTACCCCTTCCGCGACCTGGAGGAAGAGCAGTTTCGCGAGGTGGTCCGCGAACTGTCGGGCAACCGCCTGCTGTGGGTCGACGAGGAGAAGGACCTGCTGGAGAAGTCGGGCGGCACGTGGCAGTACTTCTACGCGAACCTCTCGATGATTCCCGACCAGGAGACGTACGAGGTCCACGACATGAGCTCCCGAAAACAGATCGGGACGCTCGACGAACGGTTCGTCGTCAACTTCGCGCAACCCGGCGAGGTGTTCATCCAGCGCGGCGAGATGTGGCGCATCAACGACATCGACGACGAGGAGACCCGCGTGAACGTCGCCCCCATCGAGAACCCAGCGGGCGAGGTGCCGTCGTGGACCGGCCGCGAGATTCCGGTACCGATGGCCGTCGCCCAGGAGGTCGGCGAGATGCGCAACGTCGCGGGACCGCAGTTCGAATCGGGGGCGTCAGTCGAGTCGGTCGCCCGCGACTTCCTTGGTCGCTATCCGACGGACGAACACACAATCACGGAGGCGATGACGCTGCTCGACCGCCACGCGGAGACGGGCGAACCGCTGCCGACGGCCGACCGCATCGTCGTCGAGGGCCAGGGTCGAACCGTCGTCGTCAACGCCTGTTTCGGCCACCAGGTCAACGAAACGCTCGGGCGACTGCTGTCTGCGCTCGTCGGCCAGCGAACCGGGTCGTCGGTCGGAATGGAGGTCAACCCATATCGCATCGAGTTCGAGGTGCCCCCGAAGGTCCGCGCACCCGACTTCGTCGAGGTACTGGAGTCGACCGATCCGGACCACGTCGAGGGGCTGCTGGAACTGGCTTTGAAGAACTCCGACGGCCTGAAGTTCACGCTCGCGCAGGTCGCCGCGAAGTTCGGCGCGCTCAAGCGGTACCAGGGGACCAACCGCTTCGGCGCGGACCGCCTGCTCGCGGCGCTCGAAGACACTCCCGTCTACGACGAGGCGGTCAGAGAGGTGTTCCACCGCGATTTGGACGTTCAGGGCGCGGTCGAGGTGCTCCGCCGCATCGAATCGGGCGAGGTCGAAGTCGCCGTCGCCCGCGAGCGGACGCCCATCGGCGTCGCCGGGCGGTCGAGCGGCCGCGAGTTCCTCGTCCCCGAGAACGCCGACGCGAGCGTCATCGAGGCGATTCGAGAGCGCATCCGCAACGACCGCGTCATCCTCTTCTGTCTGCACTGCACCGGGTGGCAGCGCAAGACGAAAGTTCGCCGCGTCGCCGACCAACCGGAGTGTCCCGAGTGCGGGTCGACGCGCGTCGCCTCGCTGAACCCGTGGGCCGACGAAGTCGTGAAAGCGGTTCGCTCGAACGAGAAAGACGACGGACAGGAGAAGATGACCCGGCGGGCGTACAAGTCGGCGAACCTCGTCCAGAGCCACGGCAAACGCGCCGTCGTCGCGATGGCCGCCCGCGGCGTCGGCCCGCACAACGCCGCGCGTATCATCGCCAAACTCCGCGAGGACGAGGACGATTTCTACCGCGACATCCTCGCCCAGGAGCGACAGTACGCCCGGACGCAGTCGTTCTGGGACTGA
- a CDS encoding helix-turn-helix transcriptional regulator produces MRYCGTEGALDDVEFLARSEHRVAALDAISEGPMSRADIKSATEASSSTVGRALRAFEERNWIRRNGDLYEATQLGEYVAAAMGDLLERFETERKLRGAWQWLPDEASGFTLDMVAAATVTVADADAPYRPVNRFVSLLRETDRFRFAGYDVALLEPCKDELRRRIVDEMRTEIIDPPTVAAYIFSTYRDHCSVSLDSGNLSVRLHDDLPPYGVSLFDDRIAISCCDEDCGIVRVLLDTDAPEARQWAEATFESYRREARPLALEAPVG; encoded by the coding sequence ATGCGATACTGTGGCACGGAGGGCGCGCTCGACGACGTGGAGTTCCTCGCGAGGTCGGAACACCGCGTCGCCGCGCTCGATGCGATAAGTGAGGGTCCGATGAGCAGAGCCGACATCAAATCGGCGACCGAGGCGTCGTCGTCGACGGTCGGGCGGGCGTTGCGCGCCTTCGAGGAACGAAACTGGATTCGGCGGAACGGTGATCTGTACGAGGCGACGCAGTTGGGCGAGTACGTCGCTGCGGCGATGGGCGACCTGCTCGAACGGTTCGAGACGGAGCGAAAGCTCCGCGGGGCCTGGCAGTGGCTCCCGGACGAGGCGAGCGGGTTCACCCTCGACATGGTCGCCGCCGCGACCGTCACGGTCGCCGACGCCGATGCGCCGTACCGTCCGGTGAACCGATTCGTCTCGTTGCTCCGGGAGACCGACCGGTTTCGGTTCGCCGGATACGACGTCGCCCTACTCGAACCCTGTAAAGACGAACTCCGGCGGCGTATCGTCGACGAGATGCGGACCGAGATAATCGACCCGCCGACTGTCGCCGCGTACATCTTCTCGACATACCGAGACCACTGCAGCGTTTCGCTCGACAGCGGCAACCTCTCTGTCCGGTTGCACGACGATTTGCCGCCCTACGGTGTCAGCCTGTTCGACGACCGAATCGCCATCAGTTGTTGTGACGAGGACTGCGGAATCGTTCGAGTGTTGCTCGACACCGACGCGCCGGAGGCGCGCCAGTGGGCGGAGGCCACGTTCGAGTCCTACCGACGCGAAGCCCGCCCGCTCGCGCTCGAAGCGCCCGTCGGGTGA
- a CDS encoding DUF7522 family protein, with the protein MSDGLLTEKARDRLTTTCRTAVGDSLRSVTYFSRFDYEQVYLRSDLEQDADLSSFIGNEWHDFKTTQDAYHNSELGEYRYTIRVFDNGFLVRITTEDTGVFITTDGITMKDFQSLAAAVEPVLEDWT; encoded by the coding sequence ATGAGTGACGGCTTGCTCACCGAGAAAGCGCGGGACAGACTCACGACGACGTGCCGAACCGCCGTCGGCGACAGCCTCCGGTCGGTGACGTACTTCAGCCGGTTCGACTACGAGCAAGTGTACCTCCGCAGCGACCTGGAACAGGACGCCGACCTGAGTTCCTTCATCGGCAACGAGTGGCACGACTTCAAGACGACGCAGGACGCCTATCACAACTCCGAGTTGGGCGAGTACCGGTACACGATTCGCGTCTTCGACAACGGGTTTCTCGTCAGGATCACGACCGAGGACACGGGCGTGTTCATCACGACCGACGGCATCACGATGAAAGACTTCCAGTCGCTGGCCGCGGCCGTCGAACCGGTCCTCGAAGACTGGACGTGA
- a CDS encoding acyltransferase family protein gives MGDRLHSVDTLRAVAMFFIVVAHVQPFRGFGTYGNHVYFALDTIGQFDVPFFFAASGYFLAKSMDADSAESYVKGAGRKLGSLYLFGILLYLAATALVALLQGVDVVNALLARRLGDPSLVGFLYYGDTIGVPLWFLTALFFSICFVALFVRFEKTRYLLPVAALFHVVGLVGTNLQMLVEIPFETRDALFFGFFYVALGYRLSASDWTPSEDRSRLYLGVVCLLVVLQLAEQYAIGYLLRDATLSQAIISTEYTLSTVFFVFALFAYGLSKPGLGKRTVLPRIGRHAVGIYLVHVPLYRIIQAVNRIWGPAVGIDFSATLLWQLAITPLVYTLSLGVYLLMARAGVIELGGSHFPWLARLRAQITSLVSTRGSETN, from the coding sequence ATGGGTGACCGCCTCCACAGCGTGGACACGCTCCGCGCCGTCGCGATGTTCTTCATCGTCGTCGCGCACGTCCAGCCGTTCCGGGGTTTCGGAACGTACGGCAACCACGTCTACTTCGCGTTGGACACGATCGGTCAGTTCGACGTTCCGTTCTTCTTCGCGGCCTCCGGCTACTTCCTCGCAAAGTCGATGGACGCCGACAGCGCGGAATCGTACGTGAAGGGCGCGGGTCGGAAGCTGGGATCGCTGTATCTGTTCGGCATACTGCTTTACCTCGCAGCGACGGCTCTCGTCGCGCTGCTGCAGGGCGTCGATGTCGTGAACGCGTTGTTGGCGCGCCGACTCGGCGACCCTTCGCTAGTGGGCTTTCTGTACTACGGGGACACCATCGGCGTCCCGCTGTGGTTCCTGACTGCGCTGTTCTTCTCCATCTGTTTCGTCGCCCTCTTCGTCAGGTTCGAGAAGACCCGTTACCTGCTGCCCGTCGCCGCTCTCTTCCACGTCGTCGGACTCGTCGGGACGAACCTGCAGATGCTCGTCGAGATACCGTTCGAGACGCGCGACGCTCTCTTCTTCGGCTTCTTCTACGTCGCGCTCGGCTACCGACTCAGTGCGAGCGACTGGACGCCGAGCGAGGACCGGAGCCGCCTCTATCTCGGTGTGGTCTGTCTCCTCGTCGTACTCCAACTCGCCGAACAGTACGCCATCGGCTATCTCCTCCGCGACGCCACGCTCAGCCAGGCAATCATCTCGACGGAGTACACGCTCTCGACGGTTTTCTTCGTGTTCGCCCTCTTCGCGTACGGCCTCTCGAAGCCGGGGTTGGGCAAGCGGACGGTGCTCCCGAGAATCGGTCGGCACGCCGTGGGAATCTATCTCGTGCACGTCCCGCTGTATCGGATCATCCAAGCGGTGAACCGAATCTGGGGTCCGGCAGTCGGGATCGACTTCTCGGCGACACTCCTCTGGCAGCTAGCCATCACCCCGCTCGTCTACACGCTCTCGCTGGGCGTCTATCTCCTCATGGCGAGGGCGGGCGTCATCGAACTCGGCGGGAGCCACTTCCCGTGGCTCGCTCGTCTCCGCGCGCAGATCACGTCGCTCGTCTCGACCCGCGGTTCGGAGACGAACTGA
- a CDS encoding DUF1059 domain-containing protein, whose amino-acid sequence MSDEQQTEKPTTALQVACDTEVSGCVFMMRTEADDRDRLLQITRDHVREQHGKEYSLDEIESRHVNEVAV is encoded by the coding sequence ATGAGCGACGAACAACAAACGGAGAAACCGACGACAGCCTTACAAGTAGCGTGCGATACCGAAGTGTCCGGCTGCGTCTTCATGATGCGGACCGAGGCAGACGACAGGGATCGGCTGCTGCAGATCACGCGCGACCACGTGAGAGAACAGCACGGAAAAGAGTACAGCCTCGACGAAATCGAATCACGGCACGTCAACGAAGTCGCAGTCTGA
- a CDS encoding shikimate kinase, which yields MHGRASALGAATVLNALATGVGSAFAIDVETRASVELDDSGAVRGDVAEDPDADTRLVERCVERCVERFGDGEGGVVHTESDVPMAAGLKSSSAAANATVLATLSALGVDVVDGEGDSTPVASDTMDGDGSAITRLDACRIGVAAARDAGVTVTGAFDDASASMLGGVTVTDNREDELLLRDEVDWTVLVWTPPERAYSADADTDRCTRIAPVAETVADLALAGRYTEAMTVNGFAFSAALGFSAEPAMEALPDAAGVSLSGTGPSVVAVGDAEALDAVRAQWDGRAGTTFSTETRTDGARIHD from the coding sequence ATGCACGGCCGCGCGTCCGCCCTCGGGGCGGCAACCGTCTTGAACGCGCTCGCGACCGGCGTCGGGTCGGCGTTCGCCATCGACGTCGAGACGCGCGCGTCCGTCGAACTCGACGACTCGGGCGCCGTCCGCGGCGACGTCGCGGAGGACCCGGACGCAGACACGCGACTCGTCGAACGCTGCGTCGAACGCTGCGTCGAACGCTTCGGCGACGGCGAAGGTGGCGTCGTCCACACCGAAAGCGACGTACCGATGGCTGCCGGACTCAAGAGTTCCAGCGCCGCCGCCAACGCCACGGTGTTGGCGACGCTGTCGGCGCTCGGCGTCGACGTCGTCGACGGGGAGGGTGACTCGACGCCGGTCGCGAGCGACACGATGGACGGCGACGGTTCGGCGATTACCCGACTCGACGCTTGCCGAATCGGCGTCGCAGCCGCCCGCGACGCGGGCGTGACGGTAACCGGTGCGTTCGACGACGCCTCCGCGAGCATGCTTGGCGGCGTCACCGTCACGGATAACCGCGAGGACGAACTACTCCTCCGGGACGAAGTCGACTGGACCGTCCTCGTCTGGACGCCGCCGGAGCGCGCGTACAGCGCCGACGCCGACACCGACCGCTGTACGCGAATCGCGCCCGTCGCCGAGACGGTAGCGGACCTCGCGCTCGCGGGTCGGTACACCGAGGCGATGACCGTCAACGGGTTCGCCTTCTCGGCGGCGCTCGGTTTCTCGGCCGAACCGGCGATGGAAGCGCTCCCCGACGCCGCTGGCGTCTCGCTGTCGGGAACCGGGCCGAGCGTCGTCGCCGTCGGCGACGCGGAGGCACTCGACGCCGTCCGAGCACAGTGGGACGGCAGAGCGGGAACGACGTTTTCGACCGAAACACGAACTGACGGAGCACGTATCCATGACTGA
- a CDS encoding chorismate mutase has protein sequence MTDELTETDQHRLRPDEMSLDELREEIEDIDRELVELIARRTYVADTIAQVKAERDLPTTDEAQEDKVMERAGENAETFEVDANLVKAIFRLLIELNKVEQRESR, from the coding sequence ATGACTGACGAACTCACAGAGACGGACCAGCACCGACTGCGACCTGACGAGATGAGCCTCGACGAACTCCGCGAGGAGATAGAGGATATCGACCGCGAACTCGTCGAACTCATCGCGCGGCGAACGTACGTCGCCGACACCATCGCACAGGTGAAAGCCGAACGAGACCTGCCGACGACCGACGAAGCCCAAGAGGACAAGGTGATGGAGCGTGCGGGCGAGAACGCCGAGACGTTCGAGGTAGATGCCAATTTGGTGAAGGCGATTTTCCGGCTGCTCATCGAACTGAACAAGGTGGAACAAAGGGAGAGTAGATAG
- a CDS encoding DUF5796 family protein, which translates to MSARNDVAPSTLGVELLDIGVEVEYLDGRKTLYRGVPRKHSGPLRTGPGKETHVLVTDPTETEGVMMYVNDLKTHDDILDDSGVGRIILGDGEAEEVFPGVVVRRVGGMRTEVEADPEVARGRVFVFVEDDWGEESVELVSEA; encoded by the coding sequence ATGAGCGCGCGCAACGACGTCGCCCCGAGCACCCTCGGCGTCGAACTCCTCGACATCGGTGTCGAGGTGGAGTATCTCGACGGTCGCAAGACGCTGTACCGCGGCGTCCCACGGAAGCACAGCGGACCGCTCCGTACTGGACCCGGAAAGGAGACGCACGTCCTCGTCACCGACCCCACGGAGACGGAGGGCGTGATGATGTACGTCAACGACCTGAAGACGCACGACGACATCCTCGACGACAGCGGCGTCGGGCGCATCATCCTCGGCGACGGCGAGGCGGAGGAGGTGTTTCCGGGCGTCGTCGTCCGCCGAGTCGGCGGGATGCGAACCGAAGTCGAGGCCGACCCGGAGGTGGCGCGCGGGCGCGTCTTCGTCTTCGTCGAGGACGACTGGGGCGAAGAGAGCGTCGAGTTGGTGTCCGAGGCGTAA
- a CDS encoding DUF7128 family protein codes for MVATTERDDMTWFECEECGLLFENETDAEQHESGCDAEDPSYLQ; via the coding sequence ATGGTCGCCACGACAGAACGCGACGATATGACGTGGTTCGAGTGCGAGGAGTGCGGACTCCTTTTCGAGAACGAGACGGACGCCGAACAACACGAATCGGGGTGCGACGCCGAGGACCCATCGTACCTGCAGTAA